Proteins co-encoded in one Natronorubrum daqingense genomic window:
- the tenA gene encoding thiaminase II: MGYSEQLLEDGTHIWDAQKDHPFVRELAAGTLEESAFEHWVRQDYRYLLDYARLFSIAGAKATDEETMTHLLGVAHEVLEDEMDLHREFAADYGISQDELEAVEKAPTCVAYTNFLVRTAYEGSIAEIAAALYPCMQGYLDVGEHAADLATEEHRYTPFIELYTSEEFREATAWCREFVDYCGETYPGDHDAMREAFLTSAKLEYRFWEMAYTLEGWEL, encoded by the coding sequence ATGGGATACAGCGAGCAACTCCTCGAGGACGGCACACACATCTGGGACGCACAGAAAGACCATCCCTTCGTTCGGGAACTCGCGGCGGGAACGCTCGAGGAGTCGGCGTTCGAACACTGGGTGAGACAGGATTATCGGTACCTGCTCGATTACGCGCGGCTGTTTTCGATCGCCGGCGCGAAAGCCACCGACGAGGAGACGATGACGCACCTCCTCGGGGTGGCTCACGAGGTCCTCGAGGACGAAATGGATCTCCATCGCGAGTTCGCCGCCGACTACGGGATTTCTCAGGACGAACTCGAGGCCGTCGAGAAAGCGCCGACCTGCGTCGCGTACACGAATTTTCTCGTTCGAACGGCCTACGAGGGCTCGATCGCGGAGATTGCGGCGGCGCTGTATCCGTGCATGCAGGGCTACCTCGACGTCGGTGAGCACGCGGCCGACCTCGCGACGGAAGAGCACCGCTACACCCCGTTCATTGAGTTGTACACGAGCGAGGAATTTCGCGAGGCGACCGCCTGGTGTCGGGAGTTCGTCGATTACTGTGGCGAGACGTATCCCGGCGACCACGACGCCATGCGGGAGGCGTTCCTGACCAGCGCCAAACTCGAGTACCGATTCTGGGAGATGGCGTACACGCTCGAGGGCTGGGAACTCTAA
- the rqcH gene encoding ribosome rescue protein RqcH produces the protein MDPKRELTSVDLAALVGEFGTYEGAKVDKAYLYGDDLLRLKMRDFDRGRIELIIEVGEIKRAHTVAPERVPDAPGRPPQFAMMLRNRLSGADFAGVEQFEFDRILEFVFDREDGTTRIIVELFGQGNVAVTDGEYEVIDCLETVRLKSRTVVPGSRYEFPDSRTNPLTVPRDAFDREMEESDTDVVRTLATQLNFGGLYAEEVCTRAGIEKGMDIDDADEDDYDRLYEAIERLALDLRNSNFEPRMYFADDGGDGNGGDSGDGDGDANGDGDGDADDSSPDRVVDATPFPLEEHVELAAEPYDSFLAALDDYFFRLELADEQEPDPTDQRPDFEEEIAKYERIIDQQQGAIDGFEQEADALREQAESLYAEYGLIDDILSTIQDARSQDRPWDEIESRFEEGAERGIDAAQAVVDVDGSEGTVTIEVDGEYVDLEAGRGVEQNADRLYTEAKRVEEKKEGALAAIEDTREDLEDAKARRERWEADDGEDETEETDEEDRDDREWLSMPSVPIRENEPWYDRFRWFHTSDGYLVIGGRNADQNEELVKKYLEPGDTVFHTQAHGGPVTVLKATDPSEASSSDIELPDSSLEEAAQFAVSYASVWKDGRYAGDVYAVDSDQVTKTPESGEYLEKGGFAIRGDRTYYDDTPVDVAVGIQCEPYTRVIGGPSSAIEGQAATTISLEPGRYAQADAAKRVYRQFRERFEDESFVRKIASPDRIQHFMPPGGSRIAEE, from the coding sequence ATGGATCCAAAGCGGGAGCTTACCAGCGTCGACCTCGCCGCCCTCGTCGGAGAGTTCGGAACCTACGAGGGAGCGAAGGTCGACAAGGCCTATCTCTACGGCGACGACCTGCTTCGCCTCAAGATGCGGGACTTCGACCGCGGGCGCATCGAACTCATCATCGAAGTCGGCGAGATCAAGCGGGCGCATACGGTCGCCCCCGAACGGGTGCCAGACGCCCCGGGCCGACCACCCCAGTTCGCGATGATGCTCCGAAATCGGCTCTCGGGGGCCGACTTCGCCGGCGTCGAACAGTTCGAGTTCGACCGCATCCTCGAGTTCGTCTTCGATCGCGAGGACGGGACGACGCGTATCATCGTCGAACTGTTCGGACAGGGAAACGTCGCCGTCACCGACGGCGAGTACGAGGTGATCGACTGTCTCGAGACCGTCCGACTCAAGTCCCGAACGGTTGTTCCGGGCTCGCGCTACGAATTTCCCGACAGCAGGACGAACCCGCTCACCGTCCCTCGGGACGCCTTCGACCGCGAGATGGAGGAGTCGGATACGGACGTCGTTCGAACCCTCGCGACGCAACTGAACTTCGGCGGACTCTACGCCGAGGAGGTCTGCACCCGTGCAGGCATCGAGAAGGGGATGGACATCGACGACGCCGACGAGGACGACTACGACCGCCTCTACGAGGCGATCGAGCGACTCGCACTGGACCTCCGAAACAGCAACTTCGAGCCGCGCATGTACTTCGCGGACGACGGGGGAGACGGGAACGGCGGTGACTCCGGAGACGGAGACGGAGACGCAAACGGTGACGGCGACGGAGACGCAGACGATTCGAGTCCGGATCGCGTCGTCGACGCCACGCCGTTCCCGCTCGAGGAACACGTCGAACTGGCCGCCGAGCCCTACGATTCCTTCCTCGCCGCCCTCGACGACTATTTCTTCCGGCTCGAACTCGCCGACGAGCAGGAACCGGACCCGACCGATCAGCGTCCGGATTTCGAGGAGGAGATCGCCAAGTACGAACGGATTATCGATCAACAACAGGGAGCGATCGACGGCTTCGAGCAGGAAGCCGACGCGCTTCGGGAGCAGGCCGAATCGCTGTACGCCGAGTACGGACTGATCGACGACATCCTCTCGACGATTCAGGACGCCCGCTCGCAGGATCGCCCGTGGGACGAGATCGAGTCCCGCTTCGAGGAGGGTGCCGAGCGCGGGATCGACGCCGCGCAAGCGGTCGTCGACGTCGACGGCAGCGAGGGGACGGTGACGATCGAGGTCGACGGCGAGTACGTCGATCTCGAGGCGGGCCGGGGCGTCGAGCAAAACGCAGATCGCCTCTACACCGAAGCCAAGCGCGTCGAGGAGAAAAAGGAGGGCGCACTGGCCGCCATCGAAGACACTCGCGAGGATCTCGAGGACGCGAAAGCCCGCCGCGAGCGCTGGGAGGCGGACGACGGCGAGGACGAAACCGAGGAGACGGACGAGGAGGATCGTGACGATCGAGAGTGGCTCTCGATGCCCTCCGTTCCGATCCGCGAGAACGAGCCCTGGTACGATCGGTTCCGCTGGTTCCACACCAGCGACGGCTACCTCGTCATCGGCGGCCGAAACGCAGATCAGAACGAGGAACTGGTGAAGAAGTACCTAGAGCCCGGCGACACGGTGTTTCACACACAGGCCCACGGCGGCCCCGTTACCGTCCTCAAAGCGACGGACCCGAGCGAGGCGTCCTCGAGCGACATCGAGTTGCCCGACTCGAGCCTCGAAGAGGCCGCCCAGTTCGCCGTCTCCTACGCGTCGGTCTGGAAGGACGGCCGGTACGCGGGCGACGTCTACGCCGTCGACTCCGATCAGGTCACCAAGACGCCCGAGAGCGGTGAGTACCTCGAGAAAGGCGGCTTCGCGATCCGCGGCGATCGAACCTACTACGACGACACGCCGGTCGACGTCGCCGTCGGCATCCAGTGTGAGCCCTACACCCGCGTCATCGGCGGCCCGTCGTCGGCGATCGAGGGACAGGCCGCGACCACGATTTCACTCGAGCCGGGTCGCTACGCCCAGGCCGACGCGGCCAAGCGGGTGTACCGACAGTTCCGCGAGCGATTCGAAGACGAATCGTTCGTCCGCAAGATTGCGAGTCCGGATCGGATTCAACACTTCATGCCGCCGGGTGGCAGTCGGATCGCCGAGGAGTAA